A part of Meleagris gallopavo isolate NT-WF06-2002-E0010 breed Aviagen turkey brand Nicholas breeding stock chromosome 26, Turkey_5.1, whole genome shotgun sequence genomic DNA contains:
- the NFRKB gene encoding nuclear factor related to kappa-B-binding protein isoform X2, with the protein MDSLDHMLTDPLELGPCGDGNGARIMEDCLLGTTRVSLPEDLLEDPEIFFEVVSLSTWQEVLTDAQQEHLKTFLPHFPENNREHQNKIISALFSGENFRFGNPLHIAQKLFRDGHFNPEVVKYRQLCLKSQYKRYLSSQQQYFYRLLKQILASRNHLLELARKGGPDMILKRKHFSPSYDAEEREKRTHRRYLKILREVKEECGDTTLSSDEEDLSSWPPSSPSRCPSPPVPLRVIPTLSTMDMKTADRIELGESDLKMMLRKHREKRKYQPDHPDLVTADITLEDIMTRVNAGRKGSLAALFDLATFKKKVKEKDDKKKKKLKVIKSEVEDLADSFGGAHGIPSLSQDHSPIPLSSVKEEPLEEMKPCLGINEISSSFFFLLLEILFLEGPASLSVLEDKVIDWQTSPASALNTWFSFAPNWSELVLPALQYLTGDSRDVPSSFSPFVEFKEKTQQWKLLGSCQDHEKELAALFQLWLETKDQTFFKENEDSSDATTPIPRVTDYVVRPSTGEEKRVFQEQERYRYSQPHKAFTFRMHGFESVVGPVKGVFDKETSLNKAREHSLLRSDRPAYVTILSLVRDAAARLPNGEGTRAEICELLKDSQFLAPDVTSAQVNTVVSGALDRLHYEKDPCVKYDIGRKLWIYLHRDRSEEEFERIHQAQAAAAKAKKALQQKPKPPAKVKSSNKESSVKALPSSTSEPSQLSLSDSSMPPTPVTPVTPTAPALPATPISPPPVSVVSKSVPNAGSEPAKPSQSVLLVSSPTMPQLGTLLSTAQSSQTQSGQQPPPTRVVSHTASSVLPQVRVVSAQSSLPAVSQQAPVVTQQQQQQQQPTSVPQIRVPATATQTKVLPQAVMTLPVKAQTSPVQVQRQGTSVTGQTGITVTGLSAAPSPAVKAVTSSPGSSATSTSSTTVIQNVAGQNIIKQVAITGQLGMKTQPGSSIPLTATNFRIQGKDVLRLPPSSITTDAKGQTVLRITPDMMATLAKSQVTTVKLTQDLFTAAAGSSASGKGISATLHVTSNPVQTADSPAKTSTASSSSSSPAGSTMVKVTPDLKTAEPTSSAFRLMPALGMTVADQKSKAITTVASTEAKPAATIRIVQGLGVMPPKAGQTITVATHAKQVPSSAAVSVPGTVHTSAVSLPTMSATVSKAVAVASGAAGTPITIGTGGTAVRQVPVSTTVVSTTQAGKLPARITVPLSVISQPVKGKSVVTAPIIKGNLGANISGLGRNIILTTMPAGTKLIAGNKPVSFLTAQQLQQLQQQGQATQVRIQTVPASHLQQGTVSGSTKAVSTVVVTTAPSPKQSQDQL; encoded by the exons atggACTCTCTGGATCACATGCTGACAGACCCCTTGGAGCTGGGGCCATGCGGGGATGGAAATGGGGCGCGGATCATGGAGGACTGCCTGCTGGGTACAACCAGAGTCAGTCTGCCCGAGGACCTTCTGGAGGAC CCTGAGATCTTCTTTGAGGTTGTCAGCTTGTCTACGTGGCAGGAGGTGCTGACAGATGCACAGCAAGAACACCTAAAAACATTCTTGCCTCACTTTCCTGAAAACAACCGCGAGCATCAGAACAAAATCATCTCTGCGTTGTTCAGCGGCGAAAACTTCCGCTTTGGAAATCCACTGCACATTGCCCAGAAACTCTTCCGGG ATGGGCACTTCAATCCCGAAGTTGTGAAGTACCGGCAGCTGTGTTTGAAGTCGCAGTACAAACGCTACCTGAGCTCTCAGCAGCAGTACTTCTACAGACTGCTCAAGCAGATCCTTGCTTCCCGCAAT CACTTGCTGGAGTTAGCTAGGAAAGGAGGCCCTGATATGATCCTAAAGAGAAAGCATTTCTCACCATCGTATGACGCAGAGGAGCGGGAGAAACGGACACATCGGCGCTACTTGAAGATTCTGAGGGAAGTGAAAGAGGAGTGTGGAGATACTACTTTGTCTTCTGATGAAGAAG atCTAAGCTCCTGGCCTCCGAGCTCTCCGTCACGTTGTCCGAGTCCACCAGTTCCCCTGAGAGTGATACCCACACTGTCAACCATGGACATGAAAACAGCAG acagAATAGAACTTGGTGAGAGTGATTTGAAGATGATGCTGAGGAAACACCGTGAGAAACGAAAATATCAACCT GACCACCCAGATTTAGTGACAGCAGATATTACTCTTGAGGACATTATGACTCGTGTAAATGCTGGCAGGAAAGGTTCCTTAGCAG CTTTATTTGACCTTGCAACCTTCAAGAAAAAGGTGAAGGAAAAGGAtgacaaaaagaagaagaagctgAAGGTCATTAAATCGGAGGTGGAAGATCTGGCTGATTCTTTTGGCGGTGCACATGGGATCCCATCACTGTCTCAGGATCATTCCCCCATCCCTCTGTCATCTGTCAAAGAGGA aCCTCTTGAAGAGATGAAGCCATGCCTTGgaataaatgaaatatcttccagcttctttttccttctgttggaGATACTGTTTCTGGAAGGACCTGCCAGTCTCTCTGTG cttgaGGATAAAGTTATAGATTGGCAAACTTCTCCTGCCAGTGCACTGAATACTTGGTTCTCCTTTGCCCCTAATTGGTCTGAACTGGTTTTACCTGCCTTGCAGTATCTGACAGGTGACAGCAGAG ATGTTCCATCCAGCTTCTCACCTTTTGTTGAATTCAAGGAAAAAACTCAGCAGTGGAAATTGCTTG GTTCTTGCCAAGATCATGAGAAAGAATTGGCAGCACTGTTTCAGCTCTGGTTGGAGACCAAGGACCAGACTTTCTTCAAA GAAAATGAAGACAGCTCAGATGCCACAACGCCAATTCCTAGAGT GACTGACTATGTAGTCCGACCTAGCACTGGAGAGGAGAAACGTGTATTCCAGGAGCAG GAACGTTACCGTTACAGCCAGCCCCACAAAGCTTTCACCTTCCGTATGCACGGCTTTGAGTCGGTTGTTGGTCCTGTGAAGGGGGTGTTTGACAAGGAAACATCATTAAACAAAGCCCGAGAGCATTCTCTCCTGCGATCAGACAGACCAGCATATGTCACCATCTTGTCCCTCG TTCGTGACGCTGCTGCTCGGCTTCCTAATGGAGAAGGAACTCGTGCTGAAATTTGTGAGCTGCTTAAAGATTCCCAGTTCCTAGCTCCTGATGTCACAAGTGCTCAA GTTAACACTGTTGTTAGTGGTGCTCTGGATCGACTGCATTATGAGAAAGATCCCTGTGTTAAATACGACATTGGACGCAAGTTGTGGATCTACCTGCACCGGGACAGGAGTGAGGAAGAGTTCG AACGGATCCACCAGGctcaagctgctgcagcaaaggCCAAGAAGGCTCTCCAGCAGAAGCCAAAACCTCCAGCAAAAGTG AAATCTAGTAACAAGGAGAGCTCTGTGAAAGCACTCCCTAGCAGCACATCAGAGCCCAGTCAGCTGAGCCTTAGCGACTCCAGCATGCCTCCAACTCCCGTGACTCCTGTGACACCTACTGCACCAGCACTACCAGCAACACCTATTTCACCCCCACCAGTGTCTGTGGTTAGCAAGAGCGTACCTAATGCTGGATCAGAGCCAGCAAAACCCAGCCAAAG TGTTCTTCTGGTTTCATCCCCTACCATGCCACAGCTTGGGACGTTGCTTTCCACAGCCCAGAGTTCACAGACTCAGTCTGGGCAGCAGCCACCTCCCACCAGGGTGGTAAGTCATACTGCATCGTCAGTATTGCCGCAGGTCCGAGTGGTCAGTGCCCAGTCCAGCCTCCCAGCTGTGTCTCAGCAAGCCCCAGTGgtaacacagcagcagcagcagcagcagcagcctacATCAGTGCCTCAGATCCGTGTTCCAGCTACAGCCACGCAAACCAAAGTGCTGCCTCAG gCTGTGATGACTTTACCAGTAAAAGCTCAAACCAGCCCAGTACAGGTGCAAAGACAAGGAACCTCTGTGACAGGACAGACAGGCATCACTGTGACAGGACTGTCTGCAGCACCCAGTCCTGCTGTAAAGGCAGTAACCAGCTCTCCAGGCAGTTCTGCTACAAGTACCTCCTCTACCACTGTCATCCAGAATGTAGCTGGCCAGAATATCATCAAGCAG GTGGCTATTACAGGGCAGCTTGGCATGAAGACCCAGCCTGGAAGCAGCATCCCACTTACAGCTACCAATTTTCGGATCCAAGGAAAAGATGTGCTGCGCCTGCCCCCCTCCTCAATCACCACAGATGCAAAGGGACAGACTGTGCTGCGAATCACCCCGGACATGATGGCCACCCTGGCCAAATCTCAAGTCACTACTGTTAAACTGACTCAGGACCtcttcacagcagctgctggaagcagtgctAGTGGGAAGGGCATTTCTGCAACATTGCATGTGACATCCAATCCTGTCCAGACTGCTGATTCTCCAGCCAAGACTAGCACAGCCTCATCTTCTTCTTCCAGTCCAGCTGGAAGCACAATGGTTAAAGTGACTCCTGACTTAAAGACTGCAGAGCCAACGAGTTCTGCTTTCAGACTGATGCCTGCTCTAGGCATGACTGTGGCAGATCAGAAGAGCAAAGCCATTACTACAGTGGCATCCACTGAGGCCAAGCCAGCTGCTACCATAAGAATCGTCCAAGGGCTGGGGGTGATGCCACCCAAAGCTGGGCAGACGATTACCGTAGCTACTCATGCAAAGCAAGTACCTtcttctgcagcagtgagcGTGCCTGGCACAGTCCATACCTCAGCTGTCTCATTACCAACCATGAGTGCCACAGTGTCAAAAGCAGTTGCTGTTGcctcaggagctgctgggacTCCCATAACTATAGGCACAGGAGGTACTGCTGTGCGCCAGGTGCCTGTCAGCACCACAGTGGTATCCACAACACAGGCA GGTAAACTACCAGCCCGAATAACGGTGCCTCTGTCAGTGATCAGCCAGCCAGTGAAAGGCAAGAGCGTGGTGACTGCCCCCATCATCAAGGGCAACCTTGGGGCCAA CATCAGTGGGTTGGGCAGAAATATCATCCTGACTACGATGCCAGCAGGGACAAAACTGATTGCTGGGAACAAACCAGTGAGTTTTCTGACTGCACAgcaactgcagcagctgcagcagcaaggcCAAGCCACACAG GTGCGAATTCAAACAGTACCAGCCTCCCATCTCCAGCAGGGAACGGTGTCTGGCTCAACTAAAGCAGTTTCCACTGTCGTCGTGACAACAGCTCCATCTCCAAAACAGTCCCAAGATCAGCTATGA